A part of Oncorhynchus gorbuscha isolate QuinsamMale2020 ecotype Even-year linkage group LG09, OgorEven_v1.0, whole genome shotgun sequence genomic DNA contains:
- the LOC124043111 gene encoding extensin-2-like isoform X43 codes for MQALPKAIYTGLTQSHIYRPYPKPYTGLTQSHIQALPKAIYTGLTQSHIHRPYPKPYTQALPKAIYTGLTQSHIHRPYPKPYTQALPKAIYTGLTQSHIHRPYPKPYTQALPKAIHRPYPKPYTQALPKAIYTGLTQSHIYRPYPKPYTQALPKAIYTGLTQSHIHRPYPKPYTGLTQSHIHRPYPKPYTQALPKAIYTGLTQSHTQALPKAIYTGLTQSHIHRPYPKPYTQALPKAIYRPYPKPYIQALPKAIYTGLTQSHIHRPYPKPYTQALPKAIYTGLTQSHTQALPKAIHRPYPKPYTQALPKAIYTGLTQSHIHRPYRSWFLVCLFLYFCQLSNVPK; via the exons ATGCAGGCCTTACCCAAAGCCATATATACAGGCCTTACCCAAAGCCATATATACAGGCCTTACCCAAAGCCATATACAGGCCTTACCCAAAGCCATATACAGGCCTTACCCAAAGCCATATATACAGGCCTTACCCAAAGCCATATACACAGGCCTTACCCAAAGCCAT ATACACAGGCCTTACCCAAAGCCATATACACAGGCCTTACCCAAAGCCATATACACAGGCCTTACCCAAAGCCATATACACAGGCCTTACCCAAAGCCATATACACAGGCCTTACCCAAAGCCATATACACAGGCCTTACCCAAAGCCATATACACAGGCCTTACCCAAAGCCATACACAGGCCTTACCCAAAGCCATATACACAGGCCTTACCCAAAGCCATATACACAGGCCTTACCCAAAGCCATATAT ACAGGCCTTACCCAAAGCCATATACACAGGCCTTACCCAAAGCCATATACACAGGCCTTACCCAAAGCCATATACACAGGCCTTACCCAAAGCCATACACAGGCCTTACCCAAAGCCATATACACAGGCCTTACCCAAAGCCATATACACAGGCCTTACCCAAAGCCATATACACAGGCCTTACCCAAAGCCATACACAGGCCTTACCCAAAGCCATATACACAGGCCTTACCCAAAGCCATATACACAGGCCTTACCCAAAGCCATATACACAGGCCTTACCCAAAGCCATATACAGGCCTTACCCAAAGCCATATATACAGGCCTTACCCAAAGCCATATACACAGGCCTTACCCAAAGCCATATACACAGGCCTTACCCAAAGCCATATACACAGGCCTTACCCAAAGCCATATATACAGGCCTTACCCAAAGCCATACACAGGCCTTACCCAAAGCCATACACAGGCCTTACCCAAAGCCATATACACAGGCCTTACCCAAAGCCATATACACAGGCCTTACCCAAAGCCATATACACAGGCCTTACCGATCTTGGTTTTTAGtctgtttatttctctatttttgtCAACTGTCAAACGTACCAAAATGA
- the LOC124043111 gene encoding extensin-2-like isoform X29 yields MQALPKAIYTGLTQSHIYRPYPKPYTQALPKAIYTGLTQSHTQALPKAIYRPYPKPYTQALPKAIYTGLTQSHIHGPYPKPYTQALPKAIYTGLTQSHIQALPKAIYTGLTQSHIYRPYPKPYTGLTQSHIHRPYPKPYTQALPKAIYTGLTQSHIHRPYPKPYTGLTQSHIHRPYPKPYTQALPKAIYTGLTQSHIHRPYPKPYTQALPKAIHRPYPKPYTQALPKAIYTGLTQSHIHRPYPKPYTGLTQSHIHRPYPKPYTQALPKAIYTGLTQSHIQALPKAIYTGLTQSHIHRPYPKPYTQALPKAIYTGLTQSHIYRPYPKPYTGLTQSHTQALPKAIYTGLTQSHIHRPYPKPYTQALPILVFSLFISLFLSTVKRTKMRLATTRKYRDLLYLFLFMGSAPSSL; encoded by the exons ATGCAGGCCTTACCCAAAGCCATATATACAG GCCTTACCCAAAGCCATATATACAGGCCTTACCCAAAGCCATATACACAGGCCTTACCCAAAGCCATATATACAGGCCTTACCCAAAGCCATACACAGGCCTTACCCAAAGCCATATACAGGCCTTACCCAAAGCCATATACACAGGCCTTACCCAAAGCCATATACACGGGCCTTACCCAAAGCCATATACACGGGCCTTACCCAAAGCCATATACACAGGCCTTACCCAAAGCCATATATACAGGCCTTACCCAAAGCCATATACAGGCCTTACCCAAAGCCATATACACAGGCCTTACCCAAAGCCATATATACAGGCCTTACCCAAAGCCATATACAG GCCTTACCCAAAGCCATATACACAGGCCTTACCCAAAGCCATATACACAGGCCTTACCCAAAGCCATATACACAGGCCTTACCCAAAGCCATATACACAGGCCTTACCCAAAGCCATACACAGGCCTTACCCAAAGCCATATACACAG GCCTTACCCAAAGCCATATACACAGGCCTTACCCAAAGCCATATACACAGGCCTTACCCAAAGCCATATACACAGGCCTTACCCAAAGCCATATACACAGGCCTTACCCAAAGCCATACACAGGCCTTACCCAAAGCCATATACACAGGCCTTACCCAAAGCCATATACACAGGCCTTACCCAAAGCCATATACACAGGCCTTACCCAAAGCCATACACAGGCCTTACCCAAAGCCATATACACAGGCCTTACCCAAAGCCATATACACAGGCCTTACCCAAAGCCATATACACAGGCCTTACCCAAAGCCATATACAGGCCTTACCCAAAGCCATATATACAGGCCTTACCCAAAGCCATATACACAGGCCTTACCCAAAGCCATATACACAGGCCTTACCCAAAGCCATATACACAGGCCTTACCCAAAGCCATATATACAGGCCTTACCCAAAGCCATACACAGGCCTTACCCAAAGCCATACACAGGCCTTACCCAAAGCCATATACACAGGCCTTACCCAAAGCCATATACACAGGCCTTACCCAAAGCCATATACACAGGCCTTACCGATCTTGGTTTTTAGtctgtttatttctctatttttgtCAACTGTCAAACGTACCAAAATGAGACTTGCAACTACAAGAAAATACAGAGATTTACTGTACCTTTTTCTCTTCATGGGCTCTGCTCCATCGTCTCTATGA
- the LOC124043111 gene encoding extensin-2-like isoform X32, whose amino-acid sequence MQALPKAIYTGLTQSHIYRPYPKPYTQALPKAIYTGLTQSHTQALPKAIYRPYPKPYTQALPKAIYTGLTQSHIHGPYPKPYTQALPKAIYTGLTQSHIQALPKAIYTGLTQSHIHRPYPKPYTQALPKAIYTGLTQSHIHRPYPKPYTGLTQSHIHRPYPKPYTQALPKAIYTGLTQSHIHRPYPKPYTQALPKAIHRPYPKPYTQALPKAIYTGLTQSHIHRPYPKPYTGLTQSHIHRPYPKPYTQALPKAIYTGLTQSHIQALPKAIYTGLTQSHIHRPYPKPYTQALPKAIYTGLTQSHIYRPYPKPYTGLTQSHTQALPKAIYTGLTQSHIHRPYPKPYTQALPILVFSLFISLFLSTVKRTKMRLATTRKYRDLLYLFLFMGSAPSSL is encoded by the exons ATGCAGGCCTTACCCAAAGCCATATATACAG GCCTTACCCAAAGCCATATATACAGGCCTTACCCAAAGCCATATACACAGGCCTTACCCAAAGCCATATATACAGGCCTTACCCAAAGCCATACACAGGCCTTACCCAAAGCCATATACAGGCCTTACCCAAAGCCATATACACAGGCCTTACCCAAAGCCATATACACGGGCCTTACCCAAAGCCATATACACGGGCCTTACCCAAAGCCATATACACAGGCCTTACCCAAAGCCATATATACAGGCCTTACCCAAAGCCATATACAG GCCTTACCCAAAGCCATATACACAGGCCTTACCCAAAGCCATATACACAGGCCTTACCCAAAGCCATATACACAGGCCTTACCCAAAGCCATATACACAGGCCTTACCCAAAGCCATATACACAGGCCTTACCCAAAGCCATACACAGGCCTTACCCAAAGCCATATACACAG GCCTTACCCAAAGCCATATACACAGGCCTTACCCAAAGCCATATACACAGGCCTTACCCAAAGCCATATACACAGGCCTTACCCAAAGCCATATACACAGGCCTTACCCAAAGCCATACACAGGCCTTACCCAAAGCCATATACACAGGCCTTACCCAAAGCCATATACACAGGCCTTACCCAAAGCCATATACACAGGCCTTACCCAAAGCCATACACAGGCCTTACCCAAAGCCATATACACAGGCCTTACCCAAAGCCATATACACAGGCCTTACCCAAAGCCATATACACAGGCCTTACCCAAAGCCATATACAGGCCTTACCCAAAGCCATATATACAGGCCTTACCCAAAGCCATATACACAGGCCTTACCCAAAGCCATATACACAGGCCTTACCCAAAGCCATATACACAGGCCTTACCCAAAGCCATATATACAGGCCTTACCCAAAGCCATACACAGGCCTTACCCAAAGCCATACACAGGCCTTACCCAAAGCCATATACACAGGCCTTACCCAAAGCCATATACACAGGCCTTACCCAAAGCCATATACACAGGCCTTACCGATCTTGGTTTTTAGtctgtttatttctctatttttgtCAACTGTCAAACGTACCAAAATGAGACTTGCAACTACAAGAAAATACAGAGATTTACTGTACCTTTTTCTCTTCATGGGCTCTGCTCCATCGTCTCTATGA
- the LOC124043111 gene encoding extensin-2-like isoform X6: MQALPKAIYTGLTQSHIYRPYPKPYIQALPKAIYTGLTQSHIYRPYPKPYTGLTQSHIQALPKAIYTGLTQSHIHGPYPKPYTRALPKAIYTGLTQSHIYRPYPKPYTGLTQSHIHRPYPKPYIQALPKAIYRPYPKPYIQALPKAIYTGLTQSHIYRPYPKPYTGLTQSHIQALPKAIYTGLTQSHIHRPYPKPYTQALPKAIYTGLTQSHIHRPYPKPYTQALPKAIYTGLTQSHIHRPYPKPYTGLTQSHIHRPYPKPYTQALPKAIYTGLTQSHIHRPYPKPYTQALPKAIHRPYPKPYTQALPKAIYTGLTQSHIHRPYPKPYTGLTQSHIHRPYPKPYTQALPKAIYTGLTQSHIQALPKAIYTGLTQSHIHRPYPKPYTQALPKAIYTGLTQSHIYRPYPKPYTGLTQSHTQALPKAIYTGLTQSHIHRPYPKPYTQALPILVFSLFISLFLSTVKRTKMRLATTRKYRDLLYLFLFMGSAPSSL, translated from the exons ATGCAGGCCTTACCCAAAGCCATATATACAGGCCTTACCCAAAGCCATATATACAG GCCTTACCCAAAGCCATATATACAGGCCTTACCCAAAGCCATATACACAGGCCTTACCCAAAGCCATATATACAGGCCTTACCCAAAGCCATACACAGGCCTTACCCAAAGCCATATACAGGCCTTACCCAAAGCCATATACACAGGCCTTACCCAAAGCCATATACACGGGCCTTACCCAAAGCCATATACACGGGCCTTACCCAAAGCCATATACACAGGCCTTACCCAAAGCCATATATACAGGCCTTACCCAAAGCCATATACAGGCCTTACCCAAAGCCATATACACAGGCCTTACCCAAAGCCATATATACAGGCCTTACCCAAAGCCATATACAGGCCTTACCCAAAGCCATATATACAGGCCTTACCCAAAGCCATATACACAGGCCTTACCCAAAGCCATATATACAGGCCTTACCCAAAGCCATACACAGGCCTTACCCAAAGCCATATACAGGCCTTACCCAAAGCCATATACACAGGCCTTACCCAAAGCCATATACACAG GCCTTACCCAAAGCCATATACACAGGCCTTACCCAAAGCCATATACACAGGCCTTACCCAAAGCCATATACACAGGCCTTACCCAAAGCCATATACACAGGCCTTACCCAAAGCCATATACACAGGCCTTACCCAAAGCCATATACACAGGCCTTACCCAAAGCCATACACAGGCCTTACCCAAAGCCATATACACAG GCCTTACCCAAAGCCATATACACAGGCCTTACCCAAAGCCATATACACAGGCCTTACCCAAAGCCATATACACAGGCCTTACCCAAAGCCATATACACAGGCCTTACCCAAAGCCATACACAGGCCTTACCCAAAGCCATATACACAGGCCTTACCCAAAGCCATATACACAGGCCTTACCCAAAGCCATATACACAGGCCTTACCCAAAGCCATACACAGGCCTTACCCAAAGCCATATACACAGGCCTTACCCAAAGCCATATACACAGGCCTTACCCAAAGCCATATACACAGGCCTTACCCAAAGCCATATACAGGCCTTACCCAAAGCCATATATACAGGCCTTACCCAAAGCCATATACACAGGCCTTACCCAAAGCCATATACACAGGCCTTACCCAAAGCCATATACACAGGCCTTACCCAAAGCCATATATACAGGCCTTACCCAAAGCCATACACAGGCCTTACCCAAAGCCATACACAGGCCTTACCCAAAGCCATATACACAGGCCTTACCCAAAGCCATATACACAGGCCTTACCCAAAGCCATATACACAGGCCTTACCGATCTTGGTTTTTAGtctgtttatttctctatttttgtCAACTGTCAAACGTACCAAAATGAGACTTGCAACTACAAGAAAATACAGAGATTTACTGTACCTTTTTCTCTTCATGGGCTCTGCTCCATCGTCTCTATGA
- the LOC124043111 gene encoding extensin-2-like isoform X45 has translation MQALPKAIYTGLTQSHIYRPYPKPYTQALPKAIYTGLTQSHTQALPKAIYTGLTQSHIHRPYPKPYTQALPKAIYTGLTQSHIHRPYPKPYTGLTQSHIHRPYPKPYTQALPKAIYTGLTQSHIHRPYPKPYTQALPKAIHRPYPKPYTQALPKAIYTGLTQSHIHRPYPKPYTGLTQSHIHRPYPKPYTQALPKAIYTGLTQSHIQALPKAIYTGLTQSHIHRPYPKPYTQALPKAIYTGLTQSHIYRPYPKPYTGLTQSHTQALPKAIYTGLTQSHIHRPYPKPYTQALPILVFSLFISLFLSTVKRTKMRLATTRKYRDLLYLFLFMGSAPSSL, from the exons ATGCAGGCCTTACCCAAAGCCATATATACAG GCCTTACCCAAAGCCATATATACAGGCCTTACCCAAAGCCATATACACAGGCCTTACCCAAAGCCATATATACAGGCCTTACCCAAAGCCATACACAG GCCTTACCCAAAGCCATATACACAGGCCTTACCCAAAGCCATATACACAGGCCTTACCCAAAGCCATATACACAGGCCTTACCCAAAGCCATATACACAGGCCTTACCCAAAGCCATATACACAGGCCTTACCCAAAGCCATACACAGGCCTTACCCAAAGCCATATACACAG GCCTTACCCAAAGCCATATACACAGGCCTTACCCAAAGCCATATACACAGGCCTTACCCAAAGCCATATACACAGGCCTTACCCAAAGCCATATACACAGGCCTTACCCAAAGCCATACACAGGCCTTACCCAAAGCCATATACACAGGCCTTACCCAAAGCCATATACACAGGCCTTACCCAAAGCCATATACACAGGCCTTACCCAAAGCCATACACAGGCCTTACCCAAAGCCATATACACAGGCCTTACCCAAAGCCATATACACAGGCCTTACCCAAAGCCATATACACAGGCCTTACCCAAAGCCATATACAGGCCTTACCCAAAGCCATATATACAGGCCTTACCCAAAGCCATATACACAGGCCTTACCCAAAGCCATATACACAGGCCTTACCCAAAGCCATATACACAGGCCTTACCCAAAGCCATATATACAGGCCTTACCCAAAGCCATACACAGGCCTTACCCAAAGCCATACACAGGCCTTACCCAAAGCCATATACACAGGCCTTACCCAAAGCCATATACACAGGCCTTACCCAAAGCCATATACACAGGCCTTACCGATCTTGGTTTTTAGtctgtttatttctctatttttgtCAACTGTCAAACGTACCAAAATGAGACTTGCAACTACAAGAAAATACAGAGATTTACTGTACCTTTTTCTCTTCATGGGCTCTGCTCCATCGTCTCTATGA
- the LOC124043111 gene encoding extensin-2-like isoform X12, whose amino-acid sequence MQALPKAIYTGLTQSHIYRPYPKPYTGLTQSHIQALPKAIYTGLTQSHIHRPYPKPYIQALPKAIHRPYPKPYTGLTQSHIHRPYPKPYTRALPKAIYTGLTQSHIHRPYPKPYIQALPKAIYRPYPKPYTQALPKAIYTGLTQSHIQALPKAIYTGLTQSHIHRPYPKPYIQALPKAIHRPYPKPYTGLTQSHIHRPYPKPYTQALPKAIHRPYPKPYTQALPKAIYTGLTQSHIHRPYPKPYTQALPKAIYTGLTQSHIHRPYPKPYTGLTQSHIHRPYPKPYTQALPKAIYTGLTQSHIHRPYPKPYTQALPKAIYTGLTQSHTQALPKAIYTGLTQSHIHRPYPKPYTQALPKAIHRPYPKPYTQALPKAIYTGLTQSHIHRPYPKPYTGLTQSHIYRPYPKPYTQALPKAIYTGLTQSHIHRPYPKPYIQALPKAIHRPYPKPYTGLTQSHIHRPYPKPYTQALPKAIYTGLTDLGF is encoded by the exons ATGCAGGCCTTACCCAAAGCCATATATACAGGCCTTACCCAAAGCCATATATACAGGCCTTACCCAAAGCCATATACAGGCCTTACCCAAAGCCATATACAGGCCTTACCCAAAGCCATATATACAGGCCTTACCCAAAGCCATATACACAGGCCTTACCCAAAGCCATATATACAGGCCTTACCCAAAGCCATACACAGGCCTTACCCAAAGCCATATACAGGCCTTACCCAAAGCCATATACACAGGCCTTACCCAAAGCCATATACACGGGCCTTACCCAAAGCCATATACACGGGCCTTACCCAAAGCCATATACACAGGCCTTACCCAAAGCCATATATACAGGCCTTACCCAAAGCCATATACAGGCCTTACCCAAAGCCATATACACAGGCCTTACCCAAAGCCATATATACAGGCCTTACCCAAAGCCATATACAGGCCTTACCCAAAGCCATATATACAGGCCTTACCCAAAGCCATATACACAGGCCTTACCCAAAGCCATATATACAGGCCTTACCCAAAGCCATACACAGGCCTTACCCAAAGCCATATACAGGCCTTACCCAAAGCCATATACACAGGCCTTACCCAAAGCCATATACACAGGCCTTACCCAAAGCCATACACAG GCCTTACCCAAAGCCATATACACAGGCCTTACCCAAAGCCATATACACAGGCCTTACCCAAAGCCATATACACAGGCCTTACCCAAAGCCATATACACAGGCCTTACCCAAAGCCATATACACAGGCCTTACCCAAAGCCATATACACAGGCCTTACCCAAAGCCATACACAGGCCTTACCCAAAGCCATATACACAGGCCTTACCCAAAGCCATATACACAGGCCTTACCCAAAGCCATATAT ACAGGCCTTACCCAAAGCCATATACACAGGCCTTACCCAAAGCCATATACACAGGCCTTACCCAAAGCCATATACACAGGCCTTACCCAAAGCCATACACAGGCCTTACCCAAAGCCATATACACAGGCCTTACCCAAAGCCATATACACAGGCCTTACCCAAAGCCATATACACAGGCCTTACCCAAAGCCATACACAGGCCTTACCCAAAGCCATATACACAGGCCTTACCCAAAGCCATATACACAGGCCTTACCCAAAGCCATATACACAGGCCTTACCCAAAGCCATATACAGGCCTTACCCAAAGCCATATATACAGGCCTTACCCAAAGCCATATACACAGGCCTTACCCAAAGCCATATACACAGGCCTTACCCAAAGCCATATACACAGGCCTTACCCAAAGCCATATATACAGGCCTTACCCAAAGCCATACACAGGCCTTACCCAAAGCCATACACAGGCCTTACCCAAAGCCATATACACAGGCCTTACCCAAAGCCATATACACAGGCCTTACCCAAAGCCATATACACAGGCCTTACCGATCTTGGTTTTTAG
- the LOC124043111 gene encoding extensin-2-like isoform X25 encodes MQALPKAIYTGLTQSHIYRPYPKPYTQALPKAIYTGLTQSHTQALPKAIYRPYPKPYTQALPKAIYTGLTQSHIHGPYPKPYTQALPKAIYTGLTQSHIQALPKAIYTGLTQSHIHRPYPKPYTQALPKAIYTGLTQSHIHRPYPKPYTQALPKAIYTGLTQSHTQALPKAIYTGLTQSHIHRPYPKPYIQALPKAIYTGLTQSHIHRPYPKPYTQALPKAIHRPYPKPYTQALPKAIYTGLTQSHIHRPYPKPYTGLTQSHIHRPYPKPYTQALPKAIYTGLTQSHIQALPKAIYTGLTQSHIHRPYPKPYTQALPKAIYTGLTQSHIYRPYPKPYTGLTQSHTQALPKAIYTGLTQSHIHRPYPKPYTQALPILVFSLFISLFLSTVKRTKMRLATTRKYRDLLYLFLFMGSAPSSL; translated from the exons ATGCAGGCCTTACCCAAAGCCATATATACAG GCCTTACCCAAAGCCATATATACAGGCCTTACCCAAAGCCATATACACAGGCCTTACCCAAAGCCATATATACAGGCCTTACCCAAAGCCATACACAGGCCTTACCCAAAGCCATATACAGGCCTTACCCAAAGCCATATACACAGGCCTTACCCAAAGCCATATACACGGGCCTTACCCAAAGCCATATACACGGGCCTTACCCAAAGCCATATACACAGGCCTTACCCAAAGCCATATATACAGGCCTTACCCAAAGCCATATACAGGCCTTACCCAAAGCCATATACACAG GCCTTACCCAAAGCCATATACACAGGCCTTACCCAAAGCCATATACACAGGCCTTACCCAAAGCCATATACACAGGCCTTACCCAAAGCCATATACACAGGCCTTACCCAAAGCCATATACACAGGCCTTACCCAAAGCCATATACACAGGCCTTACCCAAAGCCATACACAGGCCTTACCCAAAGCCATATACACAGGCCTTACCCAAAGCCATATACACAGGCCTTACCCAAAGCCATATAT ACAGGCCTTACCCAAAGCCATATACACAGGCCTTACCCAAAGCCATATACACAGGCCTTACCCAAAGCCATATACACAGGCCTTACCCAAAGCCATACACAGGCCTTACCCAAAGCCATATACACAGGCCTTACCCAAAGCCATATACACAGGCCTTACCCAAAGCCATATACACAGGCCTTACCCAAAGCCATACACAGGCCTTACCCAAAGCCATATACACAGGCCTTACCCAAAGCCATATACACAGGCCTTACCCAAAGCCATATACACAGGCCTTACCCAAAGCCATATACAGGCCTTACCCAAAGCCATATATACAGGCCTTACCCAAAGCCATATACACAGGCCTTACCCAAAGCCATATACACAGGCCTTACCCAAAGCCATATACACAGGCCTTACCCAAAGCCATATATACAGGCCTTACCCAAAGCCATACACAGGCCTTACCCAAAGCCATACACAGGCCTTACCCAAAGCCATATACACAGGCCTTACCCAAAGCCATATACACAGGCCTTACCCAAAGCCATATACACAGGCCTTACCGATCTTGGTTTTTAGtctgtttatttctctatttttgtCAACTGTCAAACGTACCAAAATGAGACTTGCAACTACAAGAAAATACAGAGATTTACTGTACCTTTTTCTCTTCATGGGCTCTGCTCCATCGTCTCTATGA
- the LOC124043111 gene encoding extensin-2-like isoform X11, with amino-acid sequence MQALPKAIYTGLTQSHIYRPYPKPYIQALPKAIYTGLTQSHIYRPYPKPYTGLTQSHIQALPKAIYTGLTQSHIHGPYPKPYTRALPKAIYTGLTQSHIYRPYPKPYTGLTQSHIHRPYPKPYIQALPKAIYRPYPKPYIQALPKAIYTGLTQSHIYRPYPKPYTGLTQSHIQALPKAIYTGLTQSHIHRPYPKPYTGLTQSHIHRPYPKPYTQALPKAIYTGLTQSHIHRPYPKPYTGLTQSHIHRPYPKPYTQALPKAIYTGLTQSHIHRPYPKPYTQALPKAIHRPYPKPYTQALPKAIYTGLTQSHIHRPYPKPYTGLTQSHIHRPYPKPYTQALPKAIYTGLTQSHIQALPKAIYTGLTQSHIHRPYPKPYTQALPKAIYTGLTQSHIYRPYPKPYTGLTQSHTQALPKAIYTGLTQSHIHRPYPKPYTQALPILVFSLFISLFLSTVKRTKMRLATTRKYRDLLYLFLFMGSAPSSL; translated from the exons ATGCAGGCCTTACCCAAAGCCATATATACAGGCCTTACCCAAAGCCATATATACAG GCCTTACCCAAAGCCATATATACAGGCCTTACCCAAAGCCATATACACAGGCCTTACCCAAAGCCATATATACAGGCCTTACCCAAAGCCATACACAGGCCTTACCCAAAGCCATATACAGGCCTTACCCAAAGCCATATACACAGGCCTTACCCAAAGCCATATACACGGGCCTTACCCAAAGCCATATACACGGGCCTTACCCAAAGCCATATACACAGGCCTTACCCAAAGCCATATATACAGGCCTTACCCAAAGCCATATACAGGCCTTACCCAAAGCCATATACACAGGCCTTACCCAAAGCCATATATACAGGCCTTACCCAAAGCCATATACAGGCCTTACCCAAAGCCATATATACAGGCCTTACCCAAAGCCATATACACAGGCCTTACCCAAAGCCATATATACAGGCCTTACCCAAAGCCATACACAGGCCTTACCCAAAGCCATATACAGGCCTTACCCAAAGCCATATACACAGGCCTTACCCAAAGCCATATACACAGGCCTTACCCAAAGCCATACACAG GCCTTACCCAAAGCCATATACACAGGCCTTACCCAAAGCCATATACACAGGCCTTACCCAAAGCCATATACACAGGCCTTACCCAAAGCCATATACACAGGCCTTACCCAAAGCCATACACAGGCCTTACCCAAAGCCATATACACAG GCCTTACCCAAAGCCATATACACAGGCCTTACCCAAAGCCATATACACAGGCCTTACCCAAAGCCATATACACAGGCCTTACCCAAAGCCATATACACAGGCCTTACCCAAAGCCATACACAGGCCTTACCCAAAGCCATATACACAGGCCTTACCCAAAGCCATATACACAGGCCTTACCCAAAGCCATATACACAGGCCTTACCCAAAGCCATACACAGGCCTTACCCAAAGCCATATACACAGGCCTTACCCAAAGCCATATACACAGGCCTTACCCAAAGCCATATACACAGGCCTTACCCAAAGCCATATACAGGCCTTACCCAAAGCCATATATACAGGCCTTACCCAAAGCCATATACACAGGCCTTACCCAAAGCCATATACACAGGCCTTACCCAAAGCCATATACACAGGCCTTACCCAAAGCCATATATACAGGCCTTACCCAAAGCCATACACAGGCCTTACCCAAAGCCATACACAGGCCTTACCCAAAGCCATATACACAGGCCTTACCCAAAGCCATATACACAGGCCTTACCCAAAGCCATATACACAGGCCTTACCGATCTTGGTTTTTAGtctgtttatttctctatttttgtCAACTGTCAAACGTACCAAAATGAGACTTGCAACTACAAGAAAATACAGAGATTTACTGTACCTTTTTCTCTTCATGGGCTCTGCTCCATCGTCTCTATGA